The uncultured Carboxylicivirga sp. genomic interval TAAGCGGCGCCCATTAACCTTCACACTTTCATCAATTCCCATTTCTTTGTTATAATTTGCAATCTCTTTTTCTTTCGTTTCAATATAAGAATTAAGGAAATGTATTTTTTTAGCACGTTCCAGCATTTCAGTCGAGCAAAATTTTACACTTCGCATGTCAATATTTACCGCTCTTTTTATTCGTCGACCACCCGATTCTTCCATCCCTTTCCAATTCATAAACGGATGCGAAACCATTTCGTAGGTAGGAATTGTTGTGATTGTTTTATCCCAGTTCTGAATTTTTACAGTATTTAGCGAAATATCCATAACGGTACCATCGGCATTATGCGAAGGCATGCTAACCCAATCGCCTATACGAACCATTTTATACGCCGATAATTGAACACTGGCAACCAGCCCTAAAATAGTATCTTTAAATATTAATAATAGCACTGCTGCAATGGCCCCCAAACCAGTAAACAATGCAACGAGCTTTACATTAAAAACAATGGAAACCACCACCAATACGCCAATAAAATAACCAATAATCTGAGCTACCTGAATGTATCCTTTAATAGGCCTTTCCTGCGCATAATCGTGCGTTTCGTAAATATCCATAATGGCATTAAAAAAGGCAGTTAAACTCCATACAAACACCACTACCAGATAAATCATAATAGCTTTATGTACAATATCTCCTACTTGTGGAAAATCGTTAAAAACAATTCCATTAAAGACGTACAGTACAAAAGCCGGAGCCAAATGCGATAATCGATGAAATACCTGACGGTCTACAAAAAAATCATCGTACTTCGATTTAGT includes:
- a CDS encoding mechanosensitive ion channel family protein; amino-acid sequence: MEATDTQGTIEFDNIINSWVDQYFTNLGLSDTSGLILKVVVLSIIVLLISYLVNKLTRFYIIKAIEKVIRKTKSKYDDFFVDRQVFHRLSHLAPAFVLYVFNGIVFNDFPQVGDIVHKAIMIYLVVVFVWSLTAFFNAIMDIYETHDYAQERPIKGYIQVAQIIGYFIGVLVVVSIVFNVKLVALFTGLGAIAAVLLLIFKDTILGLVASVQLSAYKMVRIGDWVSMPSHNADGTVMDISLNTVKIQNWDKTITTIPTYEMVSHPFMNWKGMEESGGRRIKRAVNIDMRSVKFCSTEMLERAKKIHFLNSYIETKEKEIANYNKEMGIDESVKVNGRRLTNIGLFRKYLEEYLHHHPKIHSEMTFLVRHLQPTEKGLPIEFYVFSNDQAWGNYESIQADIMDHILAILPEFDLRVYQFPTSGSLVMD